The sequence CGGCCGGAATCACTTCGCTGACGTCAGCATCGATGCAAAAGCTGGCCAGAGCGTCCTGGGGCGTCTCGCCGCGATTCACGATCACGTAGGGCGTCCTGCGCTCCGCGGCCCGCCGGGGGACGTCCGCAGCTGGCGTCACCACCAGGGACGATCCCAAGGCGAGCATCAGATCGCAGTCCGCCGCGTCCTGCATGGCCTGACGCAGAGCTGCGAGATCCAAGGCTTCACCAAACATGACGACTCCGGGCTTGAGCAGCTCACCGCAATCTCGACATGTGGGCGGCTGCCGCGTCCGTTCGAAGGCCAGAAGCGCCGGTGCGATGGGCTCACGCTTGTCGCAGCCCAAGCAGACGGTGCTCGCGTTGCTGCCGTGCAGCTCGATCAGATGCTCGGCCGAGCTCCCTGCGGCTTGATGCA is a genomic window of Polyangiaceae bacterium containing:
- a CDS encoding Sir2 family NAD-dependent protein deacetylase; protein product: MSTTTLTKGDGIRQLAELLRAARRVVAFTGAGISTGSGIPDFRGPAGVWTKRSPVYFQDFVASESARVDYWEFKLEGAAAFRDARPNAAHQALVEMERSGQLLRVVTQNVDGLHQAAGSSAEHLIELHGSNASTVCLGCDKREPIAPALLAFERTRQPPTCRDCGELLKPGVVMFGEALDLAALRQAMQDAADCDLMLALGSSLVVTPAADVPRRAAERRTPYVIVNRGETPQDALASFCIDADVSEVIPAALAASMPTSAK